In Cytophagia bacterium CHB2, the genomic window GCTGACCGGCGCAAACCGCCGGAACGATATGTTGTCGAATACGATTTGACCGGCTTGATCGGGCCTTCTGACTTTCACAGAGGTCACACTGTGGTCATCAAGCTCCTGGCGGAATATCCGGATAAGCCGCCGATTGCAAAATTCATTTCCCGTCCGGTTCTTTTTCATCCGCATGTGTTTAAAAATGGCAGCGTCTGCGTGGGGCGATACTCTGCCGAAGAAGGCTTGGCCGCCTTTTGCCTGCGTCTGGCTAAATATATTCAGTTCCGGCCGGAGTTGATTGACAGCAAAAGCCCCGCGAATCGTGAGGCGCTGGCCTGGTTCAAAAAAAATCGTAACCTCGTGCCGGTGGATAACACGAGATTGCCGGATGTGGGAGAAGCGGCGCCAGCGCTGGCCGTCAAATCCATT contains:
- a CDS encoding ubiquitin-conjugating enzyme E2: MMSRLVRLQQDFLAMQTLRNGIIRWEAADRRKPPERYVVEYDLTGLIGPSDFHRGHTVVIKLLAEYPDKPPIAKFISRPVLFHPHVFKNGSVCVGRYSAEEGLAAFCLRLAKYIQFRPELIDSKSPANREALAWFKKNRNLVPVDNTRLPDVGEAAPALAVKSIYRK